A region of Mesorhizobium sp. M3A.F.Ca.ET.080.04.2.1 DNA encodes the following proteins:
- a CDS encoding response regulator transcription factor — protein sequence MEPVAIICSQDAELYIILEYILGLEGYKALLAGNVEHAVERAREMSPAVVILDCRPGGLPIATLCAQLKQEPTTRAALLVALIAPGAEDQHIELLKAGVDDSLVRPLVPAKLLASLRSKRTTGARSNIHGHHVLGFGNIELRPDSLRARSGDREFQLGAIEFRMLRHLLENPRQVFSRQDLIAIAWPKNIHVDARTVDVHVSRLRKSLYKLRTGVSIRTVRSAGYMLDDTDNS from the coding sequence ATGGAGCCAGTGGCAATTATCTGCTCGCAAGACGCAGAACTCTACATCATCCTCGAATACATTCTTGGCTTGGAAGGATACAAGGCCCTGCTCGCGGGCAACGTCGAGCATGCGGTGGAACGGGCGAGGGAAATGTCTCCCGCCGTAGTCATCCTGGACTGTCGTCCCGGCGGCCTCCCGATCGCCACGCTGTGTGCCCAGCTGAAGCAGGAGCCGACGACTCGAGCTGCCCTGCTTGTCGCGCTGATTGCACCAGGCGCGGAAGACCAGCATATCGAACTTTTGAAGGCAGGTGTTGACGACAGCCTCGTCCGGCCTCTGGTACCAGCGAAGCTGTTAGCTTCCTTGCGGTCGAAGCGAACGACAGGCGCGCGCAGCAATATTCACGGCCACCACGTTCTTGGCTTCGGCAACATAGAACTGCGGCCCGACAGTTTGCGCGCGCGAAGTGGCGATAGGGAATTCCAACTAGGGGCGATTGAATTCCGCATGCTACGGCACCTGCTCGAAAATCCGCGCCAGGTTTTCAGCCGCCAGGACCTAATTGCGATCGCTTGGCCAAAAAACATCCATGTCGACGCCCGCACGGTGGACGTACATGTCAGTCGGCTACGCAAGTCGCTGTACAAGCTCCGAACGGGAGTCTCGATCCGAACGGTCCGATCCGCTGGCTACATGCTTGATGATACGGACAATTCCTGA
- a CDS encoding GNAT family N-acetyltransferase, with amino-acid sequence MLALETPRLFMRPLAKSDLEDVHRLHTDPLVVQSLFSGEPPSRRNTEEKLDQYVQAWRQNGFGFFGVFLRGNSRAGNEFAGRAGLRRFEDTADVEYGLCLFGHIAGRGIGPELGGEILRYAFEELGLERVVALIRPENARAIRAAEKIGFTHVEDRTYGDCVKGFYEARPRR; translated from the coding sequence ATGCTTGCTCTTGAGACGCCGCGACTTTTTATGCGCCCGCTGGCCAAGTCCGACCTCGAAGACGTTCATCGCCTGCACACCGATCCGTTGGTCGTACAATCCCTGTTTTCAGGCGAGCCTCCGTCCCGCCGGAACACCGAGGAAAAGCTGGACCAGTATGTCCAGGCTTGGCGGCAGAACGGATTTGGCTTTTTTGGCGTGTTCTTGAGAGGAAATTCGCGGGCAGGAAACGAATTCGCGGGCCGCGCGGGCCTGCGCCGCTTCGAGGATACGGCGGATGTCGAGTACGGCCTTTGCTTGTTCGGGCATATTGCTGGCCGCGGGATCGGTCCCGAACTCGGCGGGGAGATCCTGCGCTATGCCTTCGAGGAACTTGGCCTGGAGCGGGTGGTCGCGCTGATCAGGCCCGAGAACGCACGCGCGATTCGCGCGGCCGAAAAGATCGGGTTCACACATGTCGAAGACAGAACATACGGCGATTGCGTGAAGGGTTTTTACGAGGCGCGCCCGCGCCGGTAA
- a CDS encoding autoinducer binding domain-containing protein has translation MDEQVHALIDAIDLARDERAVRNALKKFVVDCGFERYAYLHSGLTGVGVSSDYPPEWRDTYFRKRYSSIDPVVTKAKRLNAPFSWSTEDLHPRRRSPEERRFVAEATDFGIRSGLTIPLQVSFGTVAMLTLASSRQSTEISPPHDSHRTATAVAFVHIKLSMLSEPKCERTETRLTTQEATCLTWSSLGKYMPEIAAILGIEHRTVQYHLDNVREKLGAINLPHAVRIAMVRKLLN, from the coding sequence TTGGACGAACAAGTTCACGCTTTGATCGACGCCATCGATCTTGCTCGCGACGAACGCGCGGTGCGAAACGCTCTGAAGAAGTTTGTAGTGGATTGTGGCTTTGAGCGGTACGCATATCTCCATTCCGGTCTGACTGGCGTCGGGGTATCGAGCGATTATCCACCCGAATGGCGAGACACCTATTTTCGCAAACGGTACTCCAGCATCGATCCCGTGGTGACGAAAGCGAAACGACTCAATGCACCGTTCTCCTGGTCGACCGAGGATCTACATCCAAGGCGGCGATCGCCGGAAGAGCGGCGGTTCGTTGCAGAGGCGACCGACTTTGGTATTCGGTCAGGACTGACAATTCCGCTGCAAGTGAGTTTTGGAACTGTGGCGATGCTCACCTTGGCGTCCTCCCGTCAATCCACTGAAATCTCGCCCCCACATGACAGTCACCGGACAGCGACGGCGGTGGCATTCGTCCACATCAAGCTGAGCATGCTAAGCGAGCCTAAGTGTGAGAGGACGGAAACGCGGCTAACAACGCAGGAGGCGACATGCCTCACGTGGTCGTCCCTGGGAAAATACATGCCGGAGATTGCTGCCATTCTCGGAATAGAGCACAGAACCGTGCAATATCATCTCGACAATGTGCGAGAAAAGCTCGGGGCAATTAATCTGCCACACGCTGTCCGTATTGCAATGGTGCGCAAGCTCCTCAATTGA
- a CDS encoding acyl-homoserine-lactone synthase has protein sequence MIRLITGSADPRHQDLLEEHYRLRHDIFVGERGWGALARPDGREVDGYDTPQAVYVLALEEDHVVGGYRLLPTSAPHLLQDRYSHLVDGPVPHGREIHEWSRFFIRRDRRGGKLFRHLMGSVPSVCRLLGISRLTSVIEPNWLTRFDAASFRYGLLGSFVEVTGMQLAAVQIDIEQAPEPGHAIGWNTTI, from the coding sequence ATGATTCGTCTCATCACCGGTAGCGCTGACCCTCGCCACCAAGATCTCCTGGAGGAACACTACAGGTTGCGTCACGACATTTTTGTCGGCGAGCGTGGGTGGGGGGCGCTTGCCCGACCCGACGGGCGCGAGGTCGACGGCTATGATACACCCCAGGCAGTTTATGTGCTCGCCCTCGAGGAGGACCATGTGGTCGGAGGGTACAGGTTGCTGCCGACGAGCGCCCCTCATCTTCTCCAAGATCGTTATTCGCACCTGGTCGATGGACCGGTACCGCATGGGCGTGAGATCCACGAATGGTCCCGATTTTTCATAAGACGGGATCGTCGCGGAGGGAAGCTCTTCCGGCATTTGATGGGTTCAGTTCCCAGCGTGTGCAGGCTTCTGGGCATATCGAGATTAACAAGCGTGATAGAGCCTAATTGGCTGACGCGGTTCGATGCCGCGAGTTTTCGCTATGGGCTCCTCGGGTCGTTTGTCGAGGTGACCGGCATGCAACTCGCCGCGGTGCAGATTGACATCGAACAAGCTCCCGAGCCCGGCCACGCAATCGGCTGGAATACGACAATTTAG
- a CDS encoding aspartate aminotransferase family protein: protein MTEQMRTSRLAHERAKKVMPGGNTRSSVYEAPFPLYQKSGKGAYVIDVDDNAYLDFQNNFTALIHGYDHPDVNSALITQIGRGLSFANPTESEIDLAEILCERVPFFEQVRFTNTGSEAVMMAIKAARALTGRPQIAKCEGAYHGNYDYVEASFDPVPADWQTGTAEAQAYNHGTPASVLAEVVVIPFNNVDATERVLERHKQTLACIVIDPLPSRAGLVPVDHTYLHFLREFTARHGILLISDEVLSFRLSYRGAIATYRVEPDLCTFGKIVGGGLPIGAVAGRAETMRVFDPSRGKPPVSQAGTFTANPLSMVAGAAAMRALTEVEIERLNALGAQARSELGATLAASDIGGHVTGAGSLFCVFVGDGEVKDYASAYHAWHQRQRLSRLISLCRNEGILLSRIGLGALSTPMATAEIATLAVRFGRALAKLAATTPSAAVG, encoded by the coding sequence ATGACCGAGCAAATGAGGACCTCTCGCCTGGCTCATGAGCGTGCGAAAAAGGTCATGCCTGGAGGCAACACCCGCAGCAGCGTCTACGAGGCGCCCTTTCCGCTTTATCAGAAATCCGGAAAGGGAGCCTATGTGATAGATGTCGACGACAACGCCTATCTGGATTTCCAGAACAATTTCACGGCCCTGATCCATGGCTATGACCACCCGGACGTGAACTCGGCGCTGATCACACAAATCGGCCGGGGACTGAGTTTTGCCAATCCCACCGAGAGTGAGATCGATCTCGCTGAGATTCTTTGCGAAAGGGTGCCCTTCTTCGAGCAGGTGCGCTTCACAAATACAGGATCTGAAGCGGTGATGATGGCCATCAAGGCCGCACGTGCCCTCACCGGGCGCCCGCAAATAGCAAAATGTGAGGGCGCCTATCACGGCAACTACGACTATGTGGAAGCAAGTTTCGATCCTGTTCCGGCCGACTGGCAAACGGGGACCGCAGAGGCCCAGGCGTATAACCACGGAACCCCGGCCTCAGTCCTGGCCGAGGTGGTCGTCATTCCTTTCAACAACGTCGATGCGACTGAGCGGGTGCTGGAGCGGCACAAGCAGACGCTGGCCTGCATTGTCATCGACCCCCTTCCATCGCGCGCGGGGCTGGTACCCGTCGATCACACGTACCTGCATTTCCTGCGCGAGTTCACGGCCCGCCATGGAATTCTGCTGATCTCGGATGAAGTTCTGAGCTTCCGGCTGAGCTATCGCGGCGCGATTGCCACCTACCGGGTCGAACCGGACCTGTGCACCTTCGGCAAGATCGTCGGCGGCGGACTGCCAATCGGGGCTGTTGCCGGTCGAGCCGAAACCATGCGCGTCTTTGATCCAAGCCGCGGCAAACCGCCCGTCTCCCAGGCAGGGACCTTCACCGCCAATCCACTAAGCATGGTTGCAGGGGCTGCCGCCATGCGCGCCCTGACCGAAGTGGAGATCGAGCGGCTCAACGCCCTTGGAGCGCAAGCTCGTTCGGAACTTGGCGCAACACTGGCTGCCTCAGATATAGGAGGGCATGTCACCGGCGCCGGCTCCCTTTTTTGCGTGTTCGTTGGCGACGGAGAAGTAAAGGACTACGCGAGCGCCTATCATGCGTGGCACCAAAGACAGCGCCTTTCGCGGTTGATTTCGCTCTGCCGCAACGAAGGCATTCTCCTATCGCGCATTGGCCTGGGGGCCCTTTCAACCCCAATGGCAACGGCCGAGATCGCCACGCTCGCCGTCCGGTTCGGGCGAGCATTGGCAAAGCTGGCCGCCACGACACCGTCCGCCGCTGTCGGGTGA
- a CDS encoding EamA family transporter, translated as MKGAFAVANDRRSLLAYLLLAAVSVWWAGSYILIKIAVLDVPPATLATARLLIAATVLLVWLRFGHAESLPASFDAWARYAQIALFGHALPLYLIAWASMTVPVSEMAILVATTPLFAVLLACLALREKPSRAIIFGLLVGFISLAGFLSPSGISTLHSSRSAAPLAALLGAAASYALSGRAVARLQDKNALVTGTAVMICAIPMLLPLSLAFERPWAITPTAQALVALLLLGVVSTAVMYVAYYRLIRLSGPAFASTHHYLVPALSIAFGAGFLGERPTPIQMMLMMPIIASVFFARGLISRKL; from the coding sequence ATGAAGGGCGCCTTTGCAGTTGCTAACGATCGGCGATCGCTCCTCGCCTACCTGCTGCTCGCCGCCGTCTCAGTTTGGTGGGCGGGCTCTTATATTCTCATCAAGATTGCGGTTCTTGATGTGCCGCCGGCAACCCTTGCGACGGCGAGGCTGCTGATCGCTGCAACCGTGCTGCTTGTGTGGTTGAGGTTTGGCCATGCAGAATCCCTTCCCGCAAGCTTCGATGCCTGGGCCAGATACGCGCAGATCGCATTGTTCGGCCACGCTCTGCCTCTCTATCTGATCGCGTGGGCCTCCATGACCGTGCCGGTGAGCGAGATGGCGATCCTGGTCGCTACGACGCCTCTCTTCGCGGTGCTTCTCGCCTGTCTTGCCCTTCGTGAGAAGCCATCGCGAGCAATCATCTTCGGTCTGTTGGTGGGCTTTATCAGCCTGGCCGGGTTCCTGAGCCCGTCCGGAATATCGACGCTGCATTCAAGCAGAAGTGCCGCACCGCTTGCGGCCCTTTTGGGAGCAGCTGCAAGCTATGCGCTGTCCGGTCGCGCGGTGGCCCGACTACAGGACAAGAATGCACTCGTGACTGGAACGGCGGTCATGATCTGCGCAATTCCAATGTTACTGCCGCTGAGCCTTGCCTTCGAACGCCCTTGGGCGATCACCCCGACAGCGCAGGCTCTTGTTGCTCTGCTGCTACTCGGCGTCGTGTCCACAGCAGTGATGTACGTCGCCTACTATCGCTTGATCAGGTTGAGTGGGCCGGCCTTTGCCAGCACGCACCATTACCTGGTCCCTGCTTTGAGTATCGCCTTCGGCGCCGGGTTTCTCGGCGAGAGGCCAACTCCAATCCAAATGATGCTCATGATGCCGATAATCGCCAGCGTCTTTTTCGCTCGAGGGCTCATCTCCCGAAAATTATGA
- a CDS encoding aminotransferase class I/II-fold pyridoxal phosphate-dependent enzyme produces the protein MSAAESPASAGRAARFRNTASVIDRTRTFFEEAHRRGLMAVYGHSGLGRAVSLTAGDRRGNTITDYVRCSYLGLDNHPAIVAGAITAVEEYGSLHWSCARTRLNFGLIGDLEGTLSQLFGARVIAYSTVMVANMGALPIIASGHLTEGQKPVMVFDRLAHASLAFHKPVVAQETQVETIPHSDLDALEQICRKHPVVAYVCDGVYSMGGFAPIKELLRLQEKYGLFLYIDDAHGISLFGNNGEGFVRSQLPPELGERTIVAASLGKGFGASGGMLMLGTVHQEALFRCYSLPHAFSASPNVAAVGAALASAKIHQTAELKLRQERLAERIAFFDKHIETDQRGALLPIRMIKVGDEFAAIKFAERLLDEGFYTSVTFFPTVAQGRSGIRICLTASHELSDLEQLCAKIACYEQEALTAA, from the coding sequence ATGTCAGCAGCAGAATCTCCAGCAAGCGCTGGCCGCGCTGCTCGCTTCCGCAACACTGCCTCGGTCATCGACCGGACTCGAACGTTTTTCGAGGAGGCTCACCGCCGCGGGCTGATGGCCGTTTACGGGCACTCCGGACTGGGAAGGGCCGTCTCACTCACGGCAGGAGACCGCCGAGGGAATACTATCACAGACTATGTGCGCTGTTCCTACCTTGGCCTCGACAATCATCCGGCTATCGTTGCCGGCGCCATCACGGCAGTCGAAGAATATGGCTCGCTTCACTGGTCCTGTGCGCGCACTCGGTTGAATTTTGGGCTCATAGGCGATCTGGAGGGCACCCTTTCCCAACTCTTTGGCGCACGCGTCATTGCCTATTCAACGGTTATGGTCGCCAACATGGGGGCACTGCCGATCATTGCCTCTGGACATCTGACGGAGGGGCAGAAACCAGTGATGGTTTTCGACCGTCTGGCCCATGCCTCTCTGGCTTTTCACAAACCAGTCGTTGCGCAAGAAACGCAGGTCGAGACTATTCCTCACAGCGACCTCGATGCCTTGGAGCAGATTTGCCGGAAGCATCCGGTCGTCGCCTATGTATGCGATGGCGTCTATTCGATGGGCGGCTTTGCGCCGATCAAAGAACTTCTGAGGTTGCAGGAAAAGTATGGTCTTTTTCTCTATATCGACGATGCGCACGGAATTTCGCTCTTTGGTAACAACGGCGAAGGTTTTGTGCGCTCGCAATTGCCCCCCGAACTTGGCGAGCGCACGATCGTCGCGGCTTCGCTCGGCAAGGGCTTCGGCGCTTCGGGCGGCATGCTCATGCTGGGAACGGTGCATCAGGAGGCGCTGTTTCGCTGCTACTCCCTTCCTCATGCATTCTCCGCTTCACCCAATGTCGCCGCCGTTGGCGCCGCCCTCGCCTCGGCGAAGATTCACCAAACGGCCGAGCTTAAGCTTCGCCAGGAACGCTTGGCCGAGCGGATTGCCTTTTTCGACAAGCACATCGAGACAGACCAGCGCGGCGCCCTGCTGCCGATCCGCATGATCAAGGTCGGTGACGAATTCGCGGCCATCAAGTTCGCGGAGCGCCTGCTCGACGAAGGCTTTTACACATCCGTGACGTTCTTTCCGACGGTTGCTCAGGGTCGGTCGGGCATACGCATCTGCCTGACGGCAAGTCACGAGCTTTCGGACCTGGAGCAGCTCTGCGCCAAGATTGCTTGCTATGAGCAAGAAGCACTAACGGCGGCCTGA
- a CDS encoding autoinducer binding domain-containing protein, with translation MNTMHILQDALQLANAPTVGALIGLYRAAIRQFGFSHFIVTGLPSHGQRFENLVLERLWPEDWMSHYLSRDYIKRDPVAMASLVLRTPFTWKEASMRASELGSVGDRIMREGAMRKTGSVTRTQAVAKALSSMEIAG, from the coding sequence ATGAATACCATGCACATACTTCAGGACGCCTTACAGTTGGCTAATGCCCCGACCGTCGGGGCGCTCATCGGACTCTATCGCGCCGCTATCCGCCAGTTCGGGTTTAGCCACTTCATCGTGACGGGATTGCCAAGCCACGGCCAGCGCTTCGAAAATCTGGTTCTTGAACGGCTCTGGCCCGAAGACTGGATGTCCCACTATCTATCGCGCGACTACATCAAGCGCGATCCGGTTGCGATGGCCTCCCTTGTCCTTAGGACACCTTTCACCTGGAAAGAGGCCAGTATGCGCGCCAGCGAGTTGGGATCCGTTGGCGATCGCATCATGAGGGAAGGGGCTATGCGGAAGACTGGCTCCGTCACGCGCACGCAGGCCGTCGCAAAAGCTTTGAGCTCGATGGAGATCGCCGGCTGA